A stretch of the Corylus avellana chromosome ca6, CavTom2PMs-1.0 genome encodes the following:
- the LOC132184495 gene encoding class V chitinase-like has translation MASKTLAYVLSTFLFLLQLNLSAGQTTVVKAAYWFPGSEFPVSSIDSTLFTHLFCAFADLDSTTYKVTIASTNAVQFSTFTQTVQQKNPSVKTLLSIGGGGSSPSTFASMASQNSSRKTFIDSSIQLARNYSFHGLDLDWEYPSSPTEMTNLGSLLTEWRAAIAKESSSTNRKALLLSGAFFYNSNYYTLNYPFQAISNAMDWINLMAYDFYGPGWSPNLTGPPAALYNPTSQVSGDTGVKNWIQAGVAAKKLVLGFPFYGYAWRLTNANNHGIFSPANGAVTSISSDGAITYSGIKDFITKNNATAVYNSTIVADYCYVGTTWIGYDDTRSIYTKVTYAKGKGLLGYFAWHVGADKNFTLARNASVTWG, from the exons ATGGCTTCGAAAACACTTGCATATGTGCTTTCAaccttccttttccttctccaACTCAACCTCTCTGCAGGGCAGACGACTGTCGTGAAAGCTGCATACTGGTTTCCCGGCAGCGAATTCCCGGTGTCGAGCATAGATTCCACCCTTTTCACCCATCTCTTTTGTGCCTTTGCCGATCTAGACTCCACCACCTACAAAGTCACCATTGCTTCCACAAACGCAGTTCAATTCTCAACCTTCACCCAAACCGTGCAGCAAAAAAACCCTTCAGTCAAAACCCTTTTATCCATCGGCGGCGGAGGCTCCAGTCCTTCAACCTTCGCTTCAATGGCTAGCCAAAACAGCTCCCGTAAAACATTCATAGATTCCTCCATACAGCTTGCTAGGAATTATAGCTTCCATGGCCTTGACCTCGACTGGGAATACCCTTCCTCCCCCACAGAAATGACCAACCTCGGCTCCCTCCTCACGGAATGGCGAGCAGCCATCGCCAAGGAATCCAGTAGCACCAATAGGAAGGCGTTGCTTCTATCCGGAGCATTCTTTTATAATTCAAACTATTACACGTTGAATTATCCCTTTCAGGCCATATCAAACGCCATGGACTGGATCAATCTAATGGCCTATGACTTTTACGGCCCCGGTTGGTCACCGAACTTGACTGGACCGCCGGCTGCGTTGTACAATCCAACAAGCCAAGTCAGTGGCGACACCGGCGTCAAAAATTGGATTCAGGCGGGCGTGGCAGCTAAAAAATTAGTCCTCGGCTTTCCATTTTATGGTTACGCATGGCGTCTAACAAATGCTAACAACCACGGAATATTTTCTCCGGCTAATGGAGCGGTTACATCCATATCCTCAGACGGGGCAATAACTTATAGCGGAATCAAGGATTTCATAACCAAGAATAATGCCACGGCGGTGTACAATTCCACCATTGTTGCAGACTACTGCTATGTCGGGACGACGTGGATTGGTTATGATGATACGCGGAGCATCTATACTAAGGTTACATATGCTAAGGGAAAGGGATTGCTTGGTTACTTTGCATGGCATGTGGGTGCCGACAAAAATTTCACTCTCGCTCGGAAtg CCTCAGTTACATGGGGATGA